The Oreochromis niloticus isolate F11D_XX linkage group LG15, O_niloticus_UMD_NMBU, whole genome shotgun sequence genome includes a region encoding these proteins:
- the fzd3a gene encoding frizzled-3a isoform X1, whose amino-acid sequence MDLLWVLSVSMLTVCVAVPMDAVAGSHSLFTCEPITLRMCQGLPYNSTFMPNVLNHYDQQTAALAMEPFHPMVNLQCSPELRMFLCALYAPVCTEYGRITLPCRRLCLQAKSDCYKLMDMFGVSWPEEMDCNRFPDCDEPYPRPVDLLSSSDTTESPISVQRDYGFWCPRELKISPELGYSFMGVRDCSPPCPNMYFTREELTFARYFIGVVSIVCLSATLFTFLTFLIDVSRFRYPERPIIFYAVCYMMVSLVFFLGFLLEDKVSCNAASPGRFRASTVTQGSHNKACTLLFMVLYFFTMAGSVWWVILTITWFLAAVPKWGSEAIEKKALLFHACAWGIPGILTVTLLAMNKIEGDGISGVCFVGLYNLTALRWFLLAPLGLDVVVGVVLLLAGIAALNRVRMEIPLEKENQEKLVKFMIRIGVFSVLYLVPLLTVLACYLYESSYRAVWETTWVQEKCRDYHIPCPYQVEQTSHPDLVLFLIKYLMMLIVGIPSVFWVGSKKTCFEWASFFHGKRHKDGMVNDSRQVLQEPDFTQLLLRDPNTPIVRKSRGTSTQGTSTHASSTHLAMLDEPPSASTSRAGSVRSARSKMSSYHGSLHRSRDSRYTASSFRAADDRLPYGSLPRLNHQSQSRHCSTNHLDSLSQHGSAQRLESQSRHSSIRDLSSGATAVLGVPGNGIHRVLEEDGATA is encoded by the exons CCTTTCCATCCCATGGTGAACCTGCAGTGCTCCCCGGAGCTCAGGATGTTCCTGTGTGCGCTCTACGCCCCGGTTTGTACCGAGTACGGTCGGATCACGCTGCCGTGTCGCCGCCTCTGTCTGCAGGCCAAGAGCGACTGCTACAAGCTGATGGACATGTTTGGTGTCAGCTGGCCAGAGGAGATGGACTGCAACAG GTTCCCAGACTGCGACGAGCCCTACCCCCGCCCCGTGGACCTCCTGTCCAGCTCGGACACGACCGAGTCTCCCATCTCTGTCCAGAGGGACTACGGCTTCTGGTGTCCCCGCGAGCTCAAGATCAGCCCCGAGCTCGGCTACTCCTTCATGGGGGTGCGAGACTGCTCTCCTCCGTGTCCCAACATGTACTTCACACGTGAAGAGCTGACATTCGCCCGCTACTTCATCGGAGTCGTGTCCATCGTCTGCCTCTCTGCCACGCTCTTCACCTTCCTGACGTTCCTCATCGACGTGTCGCGATTCCGCTACCCGGAGCGCCCGATTATATTTTACGCCGTGTGCTACATGATGGTGTCCCTGGTGTTCTTCCTGGGGTTCCTGTTGGAGGACAAAGTTTCCTGTAATGCAGCTAGTCCTGGGAGGTTTAGGGCTTCGACCGTGACTCAAGGCTCCCATAATAAG GCCTGCACTCTTCTCTTCATGGTGCTGTACTTCTTCACCATGGCTGGCAGCGTGTGGTGGGTCATTTTAACCATTACCTGGTTCCTAGCTGCTGTTCCTAAGTGGGGAAGTGAGGCTATAGAGAAGAAGGCCCTCCTGTTCCACGCCTGCGCCTGGGGCATCCCCGGCATCCTCACGGTGACTCTGCTCGCCATGAACAAGATCGAGGGAGACGGCATCAGTGGCGTTTGCTTCGTCGGGCTCTACAACTTAACAGCCCTGCGCTGGTTCCTGCTGGCCCCGCTGGGACTGGATGTAGTG GTGGGCGTGGTCCTGCTGCTGGCAGGTATTGCTGCTCTTAACAGAGTCCGCATGGAGATCCCGCTGGAGAAGGAAAACCAGGAAAAGCTGGTGAAGTTCATGATTCGTATCGGTGTGTTCTCCGTGCTCTACCTGGTTCCACTGCTGACCGTTCTGGCCTGCTACCTTTATGAGAGCAGCTACAGGGCTGTCTGGGAGACCACCTGGGTCCAGGAGAAATGCAGAGACTACCACATCCCGTGTCCCTACCAG GTGGAGCAGACCAGTCACCCCGACCTGGTGTTGTTCCTCATAAAGTACCTGATGATGCTGATTGTAGGAATCCCCTCTGTGTTCTGGGTGGGCAGTAAGAAGACCTGCTTCGAGTGGGCCAGTTTCTTCCACGGCAAGAGACATAAAGA CGGGATGGTCAACGATAGCCGACAAGTGCTCCAGGAGCCCGACTTCACCCAGCTGCTCCTCAGGGATCCCAACACCCCCATTGTGAGGAAGTCACGGGGCACATCCACGCAAGGGACCTCCACCCACGCCTCTTCCACCCACCTGGCCATGCTGGACGAGCCGCCAAGCGCCAGCACCAGCCGAGCCGGCTCTGTGCGCAGCGCCCGCTCCAAGATGAGCAGCTACCACGGCAGCCTGCACCGCTCGCGAGACAGCAG ATACACGGCCTCCAGTTTCAGGGCTGCAGACGACCGGCTGCCATATGGGAGCCTGCCTCGTCTAAACCACCAATCACAGTCCAGGCACTGCAGCACCAATCACCTCGACAGCCTGTCGCAGCACGGCTCCGCCCAGAGGCTCGAGAGCCAGTCGCGCCACAGCAGCATCAGGGACCTGAGCAGCGGGGCCACGGCGGTTCTCGGAGTGCCCGGAAACGGGATCCACAGAGTCCTGGAGGAGGATGGAGCGACCGCCTGA